The DNA window TGGGTGCGGAAGCTCTACGGGGAACTGACCGATGCCGTCGCGGAATTGCGGCAGACCCTGGGCCGGACCCCGACGCTCGGCGAGATCGCCGCGCGGATGAACCTCACCGAGAGCGGCGTCCTCGAGATCCTCCGCGCGCACAATCGGTCTCGCGTCCACTCCATCAGCGACCTCGTGGAACGTCAAGAGGTCCGCCGCGACGTGATCGCCCACCAGCGATACGTGTCCTTCCAGTTGCCGGTCGAGGACCGCATCGTGCTCCTCAAGGCAGTGGAACGCCTGGCCGACCTCCAACGGAAGGTGGTCTATTATCTGTTCTATCAGGATCTCACGCAGAGCGAGGTGGCCAAGCGCCTGGGCGTGTCCCAACGGCACGTCTCCCGCGTGCTCGCCGCCGCGCGGGAACGGTTGGGCACGCATCTGGAGTCGAACGAGGACGAGAAGCCGGTCGACGGCGCCGTGGAGGACGCCAGAGAGCCGTGAAGACGTCGGACGGATCTGCCCAGCTAACCGGAGATCGGTCCCTCGGCAGCGTCCCGCATCCGGCGTTCGCGATCCTGCGCGCCTTTGTACCGGCGGGAGAGCCCGACATACGCGCCGGCCGCCC is part of the bacterium genome and encodes:
- a CDS encoding sigma-70 family RNA polymerase sigma factor, with the protein product WVRKLYGELTDAVAELRQTLGRTPTLGEIAARMNLTESGVLEILRAHNRSRVHSISDLVERQEVRRDVIAHQRYVSFQLPVEDRIVLLKAVERLADLQRKVVYYLFYQDLTQSEVAKRLGVSQRHVSRVLAAARERLGTHLESNEDEKPVDGAVEDAREP